One window of Manihot esculenta cultivar AM560-2 chromosome 17, M.esculenta_v8, whole genome shotgun sequence genomic DNA carries:
- the LOC110607429 gene encoding probable zinc transporter protein DDB_G0291141: protein MADHIHHHHQHRPHRISVPPRDATFSPTSSTTTTTTSSSRPYPAYSYISTTPTPTPSKHRLSSLSLPSKSSSSAKSSLPFLFLLLFSLRSLYSLLPFLRSSPSFSLFPFSFLVSLLSFLLSLSFSLFSSPSPKTPFHFRNHSQPIFSLSSISQSQHKLLLSKSLLLAVVFLLRFQALRYCGTAAMILAELSGNVAARFIVEVKKHNVGATRYGNYTGNKFSGFLALFLGLYLLSISWDRIDCFPLSTSFIVRYGFSVFPRQNCFRISPMLLPFLSGFLGCYERVSVNWGTIRQLGPKRIRLVSLFYTTILLFIPAVVSFFLFEGDKAGVSVGNFGWPLANTVVFGVLLSENYSEDKLASPKDFHREFFVTFVCTIVLELFYFPELSLWGLLLCGLLLYFGVRKLDPSFSNYLELGLESSEPLSSSVMKPIRHILSERKSRKIALFLLINTGYMVVEFVAGFMSNSLGLISDACHMLFDCAALAIGLYASYISRLPANSQFNYGRGRVEVLSGYVNAVFLVLVGALIVLESFERILDPQEISTNSLLTVSIGGLVVNVVGLIFFHEEHHHAHGGSCSHSHSHSHSHSHTHHHYQHSNHSEGHEKHDECISVSHDCHDKTLTISCAHGKHQRCDHQDSGSSNCCNDHNHTHDNDCNNHGHIDHDHHYDAHHDHDHHDHVHHDHDHHDHVHHDHDHHDHVHHDHDLHDHVHHDHKHHDHSHDHEPLDHHHIHGNFPHNRTQSHHSDSKSNSSMRNSCSEQRKLISEKEESQKHHHHHIDHNMEGIFLHVLADTMGSVGVVISTLLIKYKGWLVADPACSIFISVLIVSSVIPLLRNSAEILLQRVPRAHEQDLRVAINDVMKIKGVHGIQNLHVWSFTNTDVVGTLHLHVSAETDKASMKAEVSRILYDAGIKDLTMQVECIK from the coding sequence ATGGCCGATCatatccaccaccaccaccagcaccgcCCTCATCGCATCTCCGTCCCTCCACGCGACGCTACCTTTTCCCCCACTTCctctaccaccaccaccactacCTCGTCGTCGAGGCCCTATCCTGCTTATTCGTATATCTCTACAACCCCGACTCCAACTCCATCAAAACATCGCCTTTCTTCTCTTTCCCTTCCCTCGAAATCCTCTTCCTCCGCCAAATCTTCCCTTCCTTTTCTGTTTCtccttctcttctctcttcgcTCCCTCTACTCTCTCCTCCCTTTCCTTCGATCATCTccttctttctctcttttccCTTTCTCTTTTCTCGTCTCTTTActctcctttcttctttctctctctttctctctcttctcttctccctcCCCTAAAACCCCTTTTCACTTCAGGAATCATAGCCAACCAATTTTCTCACTCTCCTCAATTTCCCAGTCCCAGCACAAGCTTTTACTGTCCAAATCTCTGCTACTTGCCGTGGTTTTCCTCCTCAGATTTCAAGCACTTCGTTATTGTGGAACTGCAGCTATGATTCTCGCTGAATTGTCTGGAAACGTTGCTGCTCGATTCATTGTTGAGGTGAAAAAGCATAATGTTGGTGCTACTCGATATGGGAATTATACTGGTAATAAGTTTTCCGGATTTTTGGCTCTTTTTCTTGGGTTGTATCTGTTGTCAATAAGTTGGGATCGGATTGATTGCTTTCCATTATCAACTTCCTTCATTGTTAGATATGGATTTTCGGTGTTTCCTAGGCAGAATTGCTTTAGGATTTCGCCTATGTTGTTGCCCTTTTTGTCCGGGTTTTTGGGGTGTTATGAACGTGTTTCAGTGAATTGGGGTACAATTAGGCAATTGGGTCCAAAAAGGATTCGCTTGGTTTCATTGTTTTATACAACAATTTTGCTATTTATTCCTGCTGTTGTGAGTTTTTTCTTGTTTGAAGGAGATAAAGCTGGTGTTTCGGTTGGGAATTTTGGTTGGCCATTGGCTAATACTGTGGTTTTTGGAGTGCTGTTGAGTGAGAATTATAGTGAAGACAAGCTAGCGTCTCCTAAAGATTTCCACCGTGAGTTTTTTGTTACGTTTGTTTGCACAATTGTTTTAGAGCTATTCTATTTCCCGGAGCTGTCACTTTGGGGTCTTTTGTTATGTGGGTTGTTACTGTATTTTGGTGTTAGGAAGTTGGATCCTTCTTTTTCGAATTACCTTGAGTTAGGATTGGAATCATCAGAGCCACTTAGTTCTTCAGTTATGAAGCCTATCCGCCACATTTTGAGTGAGAGAAAGTCTCGCAAGATTGCACTTTTCCTTCTGATCAACACTGGTTACATGGTTGTTGAATTTGTTGCTGGGTTCATGAGTAACAGTCTCGGATTGATTTCGGATGCTTGTCACATGTTGTTTGATTGTGCTGCTCTGGCAATTGGTCTATATGCTTCTTATATTTCCCGTTTGCCTGCGAATAGTCAGTTCAACTATGGACGGGGAAGGGTTGAGGTTCTTTCAGGATATGTTAATGCTGTTTTCCTCGTTCTTGTTGGGGCGCTAATTGTTTTGGAGTCATTTGAGAGAATTTTGGATCCACAAGAGATATCAACGAATAGTTTATTAACTGTGTCAATTGGAGGTCTTGTAGTGAATGTAGTTGGTTTGATTTTCTTTCATGAGGAGCATCATCATGCTCATGGTGGATCATGCTCACACTCCCACTCGCATTCTCATTCCCATTCCCACACTCACCACCATTACCAACACTCAAATCATAGTGAAGGTCATGAAAAGCATGACGAATGTATCTCTGTTTCCCATGACTGCCATGACAAGACATTGACTATCTCCTGTGCCCATGGCAAACACCAACGCTGTGACCACCAGGACAGTGGGAGCTCCAATTGCTGTAATGACCATAACCATACTCATGATAACGACTGCAACAATCACGGCCACATTGACCATGACCACCATTATGATGCTCACCATGACCACGATCACCATGATCATGTTCACCATGACCACGATCACCATGATCATGTTCACCATGACCACGATCACCATGATCATGTTCACCATGACCACGATCTCCATGATCATGTTCACCATGACCACAAACACCACGACCACTCTCATGATCATGAACCCCTTGACCATCACCACATCCATGGTAATTTCCCCCATAACCGCACCCAGTCTCACCATTCAGATTCTAAAAGTAATTCTTCTATGAGAAATAGTTGTTCTGAACAGAGAAAACTGATATCTGAGAAAGAGGAATCACAAAAACACCATCATCACCACATTGACCACAACATGGAGGGAATATTTTTGCATGTACTCGCAGACACGATGGGAAGTGTTGGAGTTGTTATTTCTACCCTCCTAATTAAGTATAAAGGATGGCTTGTTGCTGATCCTGCATGCTCAATCTTCATCTCCGTTTTGATTGTATCTTCAGTTATTCCATTACTCAGGAACTCTGCAGAAATTCTGCTCCAAAGAGTTCCTAGGGCTCATGAACAAGATCTGAGAGTCGCCATAAATGATGTTATGAAGATAAAGGGAGTACATGGCATTCAGAACTTGCATGTTTGGAGCTTTACTAACACAGACGTTGTTGGGACTCTCCATCTCCATGTCTCAGCAGAAACTGATAAGGCTTCCATGAAGGCAGAGGTTTCACGCATATTGTACGATGCAGGAATCAAGGATTTGACAATGCAGGTGGAATGCATCAAGTGA